The DNA region AAGGCTTCACAATTTGATGCATGAAATCTTACATTGCCAATACAAAGCACAAAAATACTGACTTCAAAAACAGCAGTTGGTAAAAAGGAACTAAATAATAGATCTATATTCAAGATTTTACCGCCGAGAGACTTTTAACATCAAAAAGAAGTTGTAATTAATGATTCTAATGAGGTTACTCCAAAATCCAAATGCTCTAGTTCCAAACAATTGTTGCATAGAAGGATCAATTCCGGATGCAGAGCCAAACAGGTCAAAGGCTACTAAATTATGGGCTTGAAGCTGTCAAAAGAGCATGAGAGAAAGAGAGCATTCAAACACTATATTAATTATGTAACCAAAGAAGTTAtacaaaaaaagagaaaaaatagtCGAAGAATAAAACTACATGAGAAAGATGATTATGAGAAATACTACTCGGTATAGAGGCGTATCTTGGAACGATTCTGTGGATTCAACCCATTGTGTTTTGTTCAAACTATGTATGCACAATAGTGGTGATAGCAGCTGCATACTTGCAGAAGCAGAATTTAGATCCACACAAGATGGATCATTAGTCAGTTACTGTGACCATTGCTAGTCAAATTGTAGGTATGACAGTTTTCTTTCTCTTAATTCTAGCAGAACCTGCAAAATTATCCATCCAAAACTTTTAGGTAATATTAGAAGTTCATATCTACTTCTTTGTATTTATCCAATTTATTTCCTGGAAAACAAGACGGTCTAGAAAGTCTTATTCTCTGTAATTTGTTCCTGATGGCGTGGGCATATACGAAAGTGTTTAGGATAACCTGATGGATATTAATTTGTAGGAAGAAGTAGAATCACAACCTTCTTAAAGTTTATTCTAGATCATGTAAATACGGTCCTCtaaccttttttttctttctgatcAGCCTTATCAAATTGAACTATTTGGCGAATCATTCTTGACCACAAACATTGTATAGTGAGAGTTTTGTACTATTATATGTTTAAGTTGAGGGAAAAATGTTGTTAATAGGTATCCTTATGTAGTTCAATCAAAAGTCATGGAGAAAGTAGGCTAAGATTTGGAAAGGGATAACAAAAGCAAATATCCTTTAACCATA from Lycium barbarum isolate Lr01 chromosome 10, ASM1917538v2, whole genome shotgun sequence includes:
- the LOC132614189 gene encoding uncharacterized protein LOC132614189 isoform X1; the encoded protein is MQLLSPLLCIHSLNKTQWVESTESFQDTPLYRLQAHNLVAFDLFGSASGIDPSMQQLFGTRAFGFWSNLIRIINYNFFLMLKVSRRFHASNCEALIGEPKSGRFSMCICKTLYLRAMVNTIKHINSCYTHVTSLTKQSRLERVGIQRN
- the LOC132614189 gene encoding uncharacterized protein LOC132614189 isoform X2, with product MQLLSPLLCIHSLNKTQWVESTESFQDTPLYRLQAHNLVAFDLFGSASGIDPSMQQLFGTRAFGFWSNLIRIINYNFFLMLKVSRRGRFSMCICKTLYLRAMVNTIKHINSCYTHVTSLTKQSRLERVGIQRN